The DNA segment GCAAGATATTTTGCAGCAATTGCTCCGGCAGCAGCAGTGCGTATGTTTGTAAGATGGCCTTCGTCAAGCAGAATAGATTCCACCTGTCCTGTTTTCCGGTTGAAAAGAAGCATGAGTCCGTTGTTTAAGGAGGTTCCGGGTTCTTTACTGTTATAAAAGCCGGATGCTATTTTTATAACATAGAGATCATCTCCTATAATGTATCCGTATTTAATATGTACTTCTCCCGGCGGATCTTTAAACAGAAGCTCAGCCACAGGGGGAACTACTGCTCTTTTCTGAGAAAGTGCGGCAAAGCCCTTTTCAATGGCCGGAATAAGATCAATACCGGGGAGTATATTTTTAATCTGTTCAAGATTCAATATCTTCATAATTCACTCCTATTCATAATTTTATATCATTAAACAACATCTCTTAAAAATTCACTAATTCTTTTAAGAGCTGCCTGTAGGTAATTTTTTTCCGAACCTATTCCAAGCCGGATTCTATGATCCATTCCGAAGCTGTCTCCTGCCATAATAAAGGTACTCTTTTCCCTGCGGATCTGCTCGGAAAGTTCCGTTGAATTCATATCAAAATTATAATGCATAAAAACCATGCCTCCTGCTTCAGGAGGGATGAACCTGAAGAGCCCTTTGTGCGTGCCTGCCCATTCTGTTACAAGCGACAGATTTTCTCTGAGTATCTTACGATTGCGGTTCAGTATTTTTGTTCTTGTTTCAGGTACAAGACTTAGCGCTGCAATACGATCGCTCAAAATTCCAGGGGCAATTGTAGTGTAATCTTTTCTGGACCAGGCATCAGATATGAATTTTTCAGGCCCTGCAAGCCAGCCGATTCTGAGCCCGGGAAGAGAGTATGCTTTGGAGAGCCCTCCTGCAACAATGGCTTTTTCATACTTCCCGTAAAATGAGGGAGTATCTTTGCCTGACAGTTCGGCTCCTCTGTAGATTTCATCAGCATAGAGCCATGCGCCGGCATCTTCTGCTATGGATACAATTTCATCCATCTCTTTTTCCGAAAGCACTGCTCCCGTGGGGTTATTCGGGTTGCACACAGCAATCATTTTTGTTTTCGGAGTGATCAGCTTTTTCAGCTCTTCAAGATCCGGATGCCAGTTCAGGTCTTCCTTAAGATAAAAAGGTTTCACATTAATCTTAAATGCACGGGCAACTCCCCATATCTGCATATAATTCGGAAGCATAAGAACAAGTTCGTCACCCTCATTC comes from the bacterium genome and includes:
- a CDS encoding aminotransferase class I/II-fold pyridoxal phosphate-dependent enzyme, yielding MEIEIFNLERTQSLWENTVEYNLTETGIHPFTLEELLNKNEIEKLLSLRLGYCQTNGSIELREKIAAMYPGSDCDNILVTNGSIEANFISVWSLLNEGDELVLMLPNYMQIWGVARAFKINVKPFYLKEDLNWHPDLEELKKLITPKTKMIAVCNPNNPTGAVLSEKEMDEIVSIAEDAGAWLYADEIYRGAELSGKDTPSFYGKYEKAIVAGGLSKAYSLPGLRIGWLAGPEKFISDAWSRKDYTTIAPGILSDRIAALSLVPETRTKILNRNRKILRENLSLVTEWAGTHKGLFRFIPPEAGGMVFMHYNFDMNSTELSEQIRREKSTFIMAGDSFGMDHRIRLGIGSEKNYLQAALKRISEFLRDVV
- a CDS encoding ornithine cyclodeaminase family protein translates to MKILNLEQIKNILPGIDLIPAIEKGFAALSQKRAVVPPVAELLFKDPPGEVHIKYGYIIGDDLYVIKIASGFYNSKEPGTSLNNGLMLLFNRKTGQVESILLDEGHLTNIRTAAAGAIAAKYLA